One stretch of Penaeus chinensis breed Huanghai No. 1 chromosome 27, ASM1920278v2, whole genome shotgun sequence DNA includes these proteins:
- the LOC125039322 gene encoding cylicin-2-like produces MKPGETADHRQKEARRDSRPQTKGSQERQSTTDKRKPGETADHRQKEARRDSRPQTKGSQERQPTTDKRKPGETADHRQKEARRDSRPQTKGSQERQPTTDKRKPGETADHRQKEARRDSRKETKGSQGRQSTTDKRKPGETADHRQNEARRDSRPQTKGSQERQPSTDKRKPGETADHRQKEARRDSRPQTKGSQRDSRPQTKGSQERQPTTDKMKPGETADHRQKEARRDSRPQTKGSQERQPTTDKRKPGETAVHKQKEARETADHRQKEARRDSRPQTKGSQERQPTTDKRKPGETAVHRQNESRRDSRPQTKGSQERQPSTDKMNPGETAVHRQKEARRDSRPQTKGSQKRQPTTDKMKPGETAEQRQMREGRQLRKSGARQLDEVLFLLVAAMSCDPRAAAQVCPRPELHEVQIALPLHKYAMVILKHINGLLQKGNVTLHAVSLVSGYISVIEDLEQSFNRSFETSYLRNVLIDSRNKSQDSSRALI; encoded by the exons ATGAAGCCAGGAGAGACAGCCGACCACAGACAAAAGGAAGCCAGGAGAGACAGCCGACCACAGACAAAAGGAAGCCAGGAGAGACAGTCGACCACAGACAAAAGGAAGCCAGGAGAGACAGCCGACCACAGACAAAAGGAAGCCAGGAGAGACAGCCGTCCACAGACAAAAGGAAGCCAGGAGAGACAGCCGACCACAGACAAAAGGAAGCCAGGAGAGACAGCCGACCACAGACAAAAGGAAGCCAGGAGAGACAGCCGTCCACAGACAAAAGGAAGCCAGGAGAGACAGCCGACCACAGACAAAAGGAAGCCAGGAGAGACAGCCGACCACAGACAAAAGGAAGCCAGGAGAGACAGCCgaaaagagacaaaaggaagCCAGGGGAGACAGTCGACCACAGACAAAAGGAAGCCAGGAGAGACAGCCGACCACAGACAAAATGAAGCCAGGAGAGACAGCCGACCACAGACAAAAGGAAGCCAGGAGAGACAGCCGTCCACAGACAAAAGGAAGCCAGGAGAGACAGCCGACCACAGACAAAAGGAAGCCAGGAGAGACAGCCGTCCACAAACAAAAGGAAGCCAGAGAGACAGCCGACCACAGACAAAAGGAAGCCAGGAGAGACAGCCGACCACAGACAAAATGAAGCCAGGAGAGACAGCCGACCACAGACAAAAGGAAGCCAGGAGAGACAGCCGTCCACAGACAAAAGGAAGCCAGGAGAGACAGCCGACCACAGACAAAAGGAAGCCAGGAGAGACAGCCGTCCACAAACAAAAGGAAGCCAGAGAGACAGCCGACCACAGACAAAAGGAAGCCAGGAGAGACAGCCGACCACAGACAAAAGGAAGCCAGGAGAGACAGCCGACCACAGACAAAAGGAAGCCAGGAGAGACAGCCGTCCACAGACAAAATGAATCCAGGAGAGACAGCCGTCCACAGACAAAAGGAAGCCAGGAGAGACAGCCGTCCACAGACAAAATGAATCCAGGAGAGACAGCCGTCCACAGACAAAAGGAAGCCAGGAGAGACAGCCGTCCACAGACAAAAGGAAGCCAGAAAAGACAGCCGACCACAGACAAAATGAAGCCAGGAGAGACAGCTGAACAGAGacaaatgagggaagggagacaatTGAGGAAATCAGGGGCAAGGCAGTTGGATGAGGTGTTATTTTTGCTCGTGGCGGCCATGTCATGCGATCCTCGTGCCGCGGCGCAGGTGTGTCCTCGCCCAG AATTACATGAAGTACAGATTGCACTTCCACTCCACAAATACGCAATGGTCATCCTAAAACACATAAATGGATTACTCCAGAAAG GAAACGTAACACTACACGCAGTATCACTTGTTTCTGGTTACATTTCCGTGATCGAAGATTTAGAGCAATCGTTCAACAGAAGTTTCGAAACATCCTATTTGCGAAATGTTTTGATTGATTCTCGAAATAAGTCCCAGGATTCGAGCCGTGCTTTGATATAA